The following coding sequences are from one Neurospora crassa OR74A linkage group I, whole genome shotgun sequence window:
- a CDS encoding M-phase inducer phosphatase 3: MEASSPLAAIRPAPPSFSQPEVLGPRNGNLAPPTGLFNFKRSNADLFNTKHAGRSSPKGSLVAGSSENFKLNEAGSPLPPTPRRALFTSTGIENAVEGRGYATTPPPPASSSPAVNRLDMSPVPIKAPFLSRLAASPSPAAVDSGDEDTLPDSPAAVRQLSQESKGIGAERRRLGLSRPPLARAKGYSTSSIPGRSNGSGSGLPPFRFGARNLKVPISPSVSLSLSECFEESPPQERRTPVLPGSPCSNAAAARCKTHFGSGSSINSVRKRSPTNNARTPSNPFARQRKTFRRSLSMFESPGDIVKPKERTSLPSSLKSVVDVNEPQEPLLPHFFPSGENDSIPRISRDTLLEVLDGKYGSQYSHRMIIDCRFEYEYEGGHIDGAINYNDKELLARHLFETPMEGRTLLIFHCEYSAHRAPIMARHIRSEDRTINAEFYPKLTYPDVYILDGGYSGFFQNHRERCCPQAYIEMNDAEHVNTCEREMGRLRQTRKGFSRAQTYAFGQRERKSDKFEAVSPTAPGRKVSRDDEEDMIGASPILGNDRSHSRRMATF, translated from the exons ATGGAGGCTTCATCGCCCCTGGCCGCGATTCGGCCTGCTCCGCCGTCCTTCAGCCAGCCAGAAGTGCTTGGACCGCGCAATGGCAACTTGGCGCCACCAACAGGTCTCTTCAACTTCAAGCGATCCAATGCGGACTTGTTCAACACCAAACATGCAGGAAGGTCTTCGCCTAAGGGTTCGCTGGTCGCCGGGTCGTCAGAAAACTTCAAGCTCAATGAAGCAGG TAGCCCGTTACCTCCGACACCACGGCGTGCGCTGTTCACCTCAACAGGTATTGAAAACGCGGTTGAAGGTCGTG GGTATGCAAccacgccgccgcctcctgcATCTTCGTCACCTGCAGTTAACAGGTTGGACATGTCTCCGGTACCGATCAAGGCACCTTTCCTGTCACGTCTCGCCGCTAGTCCTTCTCCGGCTGCAGTGGATTCTGGCGATGAAGACACACTACCAGACTCACCTGCTGCTGTGCGGCAGCTGTCTCAAGAATCCAAGGGAATCGGTGCCGA GCGAAGGAGACTTGGCTTGTCTCGTCCACCTCTGGCCCGGGCCAAAGGTTATAGCACGAGTAGTATACCCGGGCGCTCCAACGGTTCGGGGTCGGGGCTGCCGCCCTTCCGCTTCGGTGCCCGGAACCTCAAGGTACCCATCTCCCCTTCGGTGTCGTTGTCATTGAGCGAATGTTTCGAGGAATCACCCCCGCAGGAGCGCCGGACACCTGTCTTGCCGGGTAGTCCATGCTCTAATGCAGCGGCAGCGCGCTGCAAGACTCATtttggcagcggcagcagcattAACAGCGTTCGCAAACGTTCTCCCACCAACAATGCCCGCACACCTTCGAACCCCTTTGCCCGGCAAAGGAAAACATTCCGCCGCTCGCTGTCCATGTTTGAGAGTCCGGGCGACATTGTCAAGCCTAAGGAGCGCACATCTCTTCCATCTAGTCTCAAGTCTGTCGTGGATGTCAACGAACCTCAGGAGCCTTTATTGCCACATTTTTTCCCTTCAGGCGAGAACGATTCTATCCCACGCATCAGCCGAGACACATTGCTCGAAGTGCTTGACGGCAAGTATGGTAGTCAGTACTCGCACAGGATGATTATTGACTGCCGCTTCGAGTACGAGTATGAAGGTGGCCACATTGACGGGGCCATCAATTACAATGACAAGGAGCTTTTGGCGAGACATCTGTTCGAGACCCCTATGGAAGGGCGCACGCTCTTGATTTTTCATTGCGAATATTCAGCCCATCGCGCGCCCATCATGGCCCGCCACATACGATCCGAAGACCGCACTATCAACGCCGAATTTTATCCTAAACTCACGTACCCCGATGTTTACATCTTGGACGGAGGCTATAGCGGATTCTTCCAGAATCACCGGGAACGTTGCTGCCCTCAAGCGTATATCGAGATGAATGACGCCGAACATGTCAACACGTGCGAGCGAGAAATGGGCCGTCTACGCCAGACCCGTAAGGGCTTTAGTAGGGCCCAGACCTACGCATTCGGGCAGCGTGAACGCAAGTCCGACAAATTCGAGGCTGTTTCGCCAACCGCGCCGGGCCGCAAGGTTTCTcgggatgatgaggaggacatgATAGGAGCATCGCCCATTCTCGGCAATGACCGAAGCCATTCTAGGCGCATGGCTACTTTCTGA
- a CDS encoding CwfJ domain-containing protein → MAAKIFVFGSINGQLQSAFSKLSTLHAKNVFSFAIVTGNLFGEGQDDDQLTALLAGEIQIPCPTYFTVGTVPLPAQVIERIEKDEEIAPNLHYLGKRSVTKTSEGVRIVTLGGLLDPAVVAGQSKEQYLPFHTEGDIKSLRGANNGDILLTTVWPSDVWKNSAKAREQNLTTDAISSSQAIADLCAHLKPRYHFTMSPDNFAFEREPFFPESRGEEDKDKGLDVTRFISLAPWANTAKAKSMYAFTLNRETVVSPPVGSTLTPFYKPAAAAQKRTADEAGFSRFANGNHEGDRRRRKHQRRERSPPPGPERCFFCLSNPNLPTHMICSIGEEAYLATAKGPLPSADTFKSQGLDFPGHLIITPTPHIPSLNVAALADSGEDVKKTYKEMTRFRESLQGMVSKQSKGKLGAVTWEINRARNIHVHWQFMPVPVEMVRKGLVEAGFQILAKDTNIGKFISKEFETADEVPGDYLRVWIWAEEEGDAEKGGAEGGQVISKTLLLQIDENVRFDLQFPRKVMAKLLGEEGRVIWQDVGQSVEEESKDVAAFRAAFKEWDFTL, encoded by the exons ATGGCCGCTAAAAT CTTCGTTTTCGGTAGCATCAACGGTCAGCTCCAGTCTGCGTTCAGCAAACTATCGACGTTGCACGCCAAGAATGTTTTCAGCTTCGCAATTGTCACGGGTAATTTATTTGGTGAAGGCCAAGATGATGATCAGCTCACTGCCCTTCTAGCCGGCGAAATTCAGATTCCGTGCCCGACCTACTTCACTGTCGGGACAGTCCCACTACCCGCACAAGTCATTGAGCGCATCGAAAAGGATGAGGAGATCGCACCAAATCTTCATTACCTAGGCAAGCGGAGCGTTACCAAGACCTCGGAAGGTGTTCGGATTGTTACTCTGGGTGGATTGCTCGATCCTGCCGTCGTCGCGGGTCAGTCCAAGGAACAGTATCTGCCCTTCCACACCGAAGGTGACATCAAGTCTTTGCGCGGCGCCAACAATGGCGACATTCTCCTCACCACAGTGTGGCCATCCGATGTATGGAAGAACAGCGCGAAAGCACGAGAGCAGAACCTTACCACGGATGCCATTTCTTCCAGCCAGGCAATCGCCGACCTTTGTGCCCATCTCAAGCCCCGCTATCATTTCACCATGTCTCCGGACAACTTCGCATTTGAGCGCGAGCCATTTTTTCCCGAAtcaagaggagaggaggataaggacaAGGGACTGGACGTGACACGGTTTATTTCACTCGCTCCATGGGCCAACACGGCCAAGGCGAAGTCGATGTACGCTTTCACGCTTAACAGAGAAACGGTCGTGTCGCCTCCCGTAGGAAGCACCCTCACGCCCTTTTATAAGCCAGCTGCCGCTGCACAGAAACGTACAGCTGACGAAGCCGGCTTTTCGCGCTTCGCAAACGGAAATCACGAGGGCGACCGCAGGCGTCGCAAGCACCAGCGACGCGAACGCTCTCCTCCACCCGGACCGGAAAGGTGTTTCTTTTGCTTGTCGAACCCTAATCTGCCCACGCACATGATCTGCAGCATCGGCGAGGAGGCATATCTTGCAACTGCCAAGGGGCCCCTACCTTCCGCTGATACATTCAAGTCGCAGGGTCTTGACTTCCCAGGTCATCTCATCATTACGCCCACTCCGCACATCCCTTCTTTGAACGTCGCGGCTCTCGCCGACAGCGGCGAAGATGTCAAGAAAACTTACAAGGAGATGACGCGCTTCCGTGAGTCGCTGCAGGGCATGGTTTCGAAGCAGTCCAAGGGAAAGCTCGGTGCCGTTACCTGGGAGATCAACCGCGCGAGGAATATTCATGTCCACTGGCAATTCATGCCTGTGCCTGTGGAGATGGTTCGCAAGGGGTTGGTGGAGGCCGGTTTTCAGATCTTGGCGaaggatactaatataggaaagTTTATTTCGAAGGAATTTGAGACGGCCGATGAGGTTCCTGGCGACTATCTCCGTGTTTGGATCtgggcagaggaggagggcgacgCGGAAAAGGGTGGCGCGGAGGGCGGCCAGGTTATCTCCAAGaccctgctgctgcagaTTGATGAGAATGTTCGCTTTGACCTTCAGTTCCCCCGCAAGGTCATGGCGAAGCTGCTCGGTGAGGAAGGCAGGGTTATTTGGCAGGATGTTGGTCAgtcggtggaggaggagtcgaAGGATGTTGCGGCGTTCAGAGCGGCTTTCAAGGAATGGGATTTTACGCTCTAA
- a CDS encoding DNAJ domain-containing protein has product MPSTRPPNYYAILGLSSTASTNQIRDAYKRAALKTHPDRVAADAPDRAERTRKFQLVNDAYYTLSDPIRRREYDEQRKIFGVGADYVPPSSASSSWGGSAASGGSGGMPGGFDNTSDPFAEADAGAGGTGTSPAGQAFSWAWNFFTKQNQSNNDNGRAQQDREQTQNEQFADVFEEMLREEGMAEPDGTNRPTNKFWSLLGGISGAALGFIVANVPGLLAGVVAGNRLGAIRDAKGKSVYAVFQELPQDDKARLLTQLAAKVFSHTVGI; this is encoded by the exons ATGCCTTCAACTCGCCCTCCAAATTACT ATGCGATCCTAGGACTTTCTTCAACCGCCTCGACAAATCAAATCCGCGATGCCTACAAACG CGCCGCCCTCAAGACGCACCCAGACCGCGTAGCAGCCGATGCGCCCGACCGCGCCGAGCGCACCCGTAAGTTCCAGCTAGTCAACGACGCCTACTACACCCTCTCCGACCCTATTCGGCGCCGGGAATATGACGAGCAGCGCAAGATCTTCGGCGTCGGTGCCGACTACGTTCCACCATCATCAGCGTCCTCATCCTGGGGCGGCAGTGCAGCCTCGGGGGGAAGCGGTGGAATGCCAGGCGGCTTCGATAATACCTCCGATCCCTTTGCCGAAGCGGACGCCGGTGCgggcggcaccggcaccagcCCCGCCGGCCAAGCGTTCTCCTGGGCATGGAACTTTTTCACCAAGCAGAACCAGagcaacaacgacaatgGCCGCGCGCAGCAGGACCGTGAGCAAACGCAAAACGAGCAGTTCGCCGATGTCTTCGAGGAGATGCTGCGCGAGGAAGGCATGGCGGAGCCTGACGGCACCAACCGACCAACGAACAAGTTCTGGAGCTTGCTAGGCGGAATCAGCGGTGCCGCGCTGGGCTTCATCGTCGCGAACGTGCCTGGTCTGTTGGCTGGCGTGGTTGCCGGGAACAGATTGGGTGCTATTAGAGACGCAAAGGGGAAGAGTGTCTATGCTGTATTTCAG GAACTCCCTCAAGACGACAAGGCGAGGCTTCTTACCCAGTTGGCGGCCAAGGTGTTTAGCCATACAGTGGGAATCTGA
- a CDS encoding DnaJ domain-containing protein: protein MRFSALSLGLLALLTPLTAAWSKEDREIFRVRDELIAHEGPDVTFYEFLGVSKSASLDDINKAYKKKSRQLHPDKVKQQLQAERVKAQKEKAKQQQQTGGKPIPQVIKPPTTAEIKAAVKRASERQARLSIVTNILRGPMRDRYDHFLSNGFPTWKGTEYYYNRYRPGLGTAITGVFLFAGGAAHYLALYMSWKRQREFVERYIKFARHAAWGENLNIPGVDAAPAPVAAPPPPPPPPQMMEDEDGNLIPMNRKMRRMQERDAKKEKDKDSSQKTTSRRGRRGQQAAAVSASASASGSATPQPAAQGSGPTGAKKRVVAENGKVLVVDSLGDVYLEQEDEEGNTAEYLLDPNELHRPTVSDTAIVRLPLFVYNLTIGRLFSKKRSNADGEGFAEGEYEEVAGGSDHDDDSEPGKATPSTTDSADDFELLEKSIDELGQGKSTGSQKQQGGNKAGKRKNKKR from the exons ATGAGATTCTCCGCGCTATCCCTCGGCCTTTTGGCCTTATTGACACCGCTCACGGCAGCGTGGTCCAAGGAAG ACCGCGAAATCTTCCGAGTCCGCGACGAGCTCATTGCCCATGAGGGCCCCGACGTTACCTTCTACGAGTTCCTCGGCGTCAGCAAGTCCGCCAGTCTCGATGACATCAACAAGGCCTACAAGAAGAAGTCCCGTCAGCTGCACCCGGACAAGGTCAAGCAGCAGCTTCAAGCTGAACGGGTAAAGGCGCAGAAAGAGAAagccaagcagcagcagcagaccgGCGGCAAGCCAATTCCGCAGGTGATCAAGCCTCCCACGACCGCCGAGATTAAGGCGGCCGTCAAGCGCGCCTCGGAGCGCCAGGCCCGCCTGTCCATCGTCACAAACATCCTCCGCGGCCCTATGCGCGACCGCTACGACCATTTCCTCAGCAACGGCTTCCCCACGTGGAAGGGCACCGAGTACTACTACAACCGTTACCGCCCCGGCCTGGGCACCGCCATCACAggcgtcttcctcttcgccgGCGGCGCAGCCCACTACCTGGCTCTGTACATGAGCTGGAAGCGCCAGCGCGAGTTCGTCGAGCGTTACATCAAATTTGCCCGCCATGCCGCTTGGGGGGAGAACCTTAACATCCCTGGCGTCGACGCCGCCCCTGCCCCGGTtgccgctcctcctcccccgccacCCCCACCGCAGATgatggaagatgaagacggaAACCTCATCCCCATGAACCGTAAGATGCGCAGGATGCAGGAGCGCgacgccaagaaggagaaggacaaggacagcAGCCAGAAGACCACCAGCCGCCGTGGTCGCCGCGGCCAgcaagccgccgccgtttCTGCTTCCGCTTCCGCCTCGGGCTCGGCCACACCCCAGCCTGCTGCCCAGGGTAGCGGACCGACGGGCGCCAAGAAGAGGGTCGTTGCTGAGAACGGTAAAGTGCTTGTCGTGGATTCGCTGGGTGATGTTTACCTTGAgcaagaggacgaggagggtaACACGGCCGAGTATTTGCTTGAC CCCAACGAACTCCACCGCCCAACTGTCTCCGACACCGCCATCGTCCGTCTCCCCCTTTTCGTCTACAACCTTACCATCGGCCGTCTGTTCTCCAAGAAGCGCAGCAACGCCGACGGAGAAGGCTTTGCCGAAGGAGAGTACGAGGAGGTCGCCGGCGGCTCCGACCATGATGACGATTCGGAGCCTGGTAAGGCCACTCCGAGCACGACCGATTCTGCCGATGACTTTGAGCTGCTGGAGAAGAGCATAGACGAGCTGGGACAGGGCAAGTCTACGGGTAGCCAGAAGCAGCAGGGTGGTAACAAGGCTGGAAAGCGTAAGAATAAGAAGAGGTGA
- a CDS encoding proteasome component C1, translated as MTSIGTGYDLANSIFSPDGRNFQVEYAMKAVENGSTSIGIRCKDGIVLAAEKVITSKLLKQGANKRIATVDRHLGIVYSGMIPDGRHFVDRARDEARGWRDNYKTPISTKDLAGRMGGYMQAYTLYQSVRPFGITAIIGGYDSELDTPVEGEVGSGPSVGAGGKVEGKKHGGPFLYMVEPSGLYWGYYGAATGKGRQAAKAELEKLDLSSDGESSLTLEQAVKEAARIIYVAHDDNKDKEFELEMTWISGADGPTKGRHQEVPEALRKEAEKYAERMTAKDIEEEEETKEGGDKMEE; from the exons ATG ACTTCCATAGGAACAGGCTACGATCTTGCCAACTCCATTTTCTCCCCCGATGGTCGCAACTTTCAAGTCGAATATGCCATGAAGGCAGTTGAGAATGGCAGCACCTCGATCGGCATCCGCTGCAAGGACGGCATCGTGTTGGCGGCGGAGAAGGTTATCACATCCAAGCTGCTCAAGCAAGGCGCCAACAAGCGCATTGCGACAGTCGACAGGCATTTGGGCATT GTATACTCCGGCATGATCCCCGACGGTAGGCACTTCGTGGACCGCGCCCGCGACGAGGCGCGCGGCTGGCGCGACAACTACAAGACGCCCATCTCGACAAAAGACCTAGCCGGCCGCATGGGCGGTTACATGCAAGCCTACACGCTCTACCAATCTGTGCGACCTTTCGGCATCACGGCCATCATCGGCGGCTACGACAGCGAACTCGATACGCCCGTGGAAGGCGAGGTCGGCAGCGGCCCCAGcgtcggcgccggcggcaaGGTGGAGGGCAAGAAGCACGGTGGTCCGTTCCTGTACATGGTGGAGCCCTCGGGCCTCTACTGGGGATACTACGGCGCCGCGACGGGCAAGGGCAGGCAAGCGGCCAAGGCggagctcgagaagctgGACCTCAGTAGCGACGGCGAGTCGAGTCTGACGCTGGAGCAGGCCGTCAAGGAGGCAGCGCGCATCATCTACGTTGcccacgacgacaacaaggacaaggagttCGAGCTCGAGATGACCTGGATCAGCGGGGCGGACGGTCCCACGAAGGGCCGTCACCAAGAGGTGCCCGAGGCTTTGcggaaggaggcggagaagtaTGCGGAGCGCATGACTGCGAAGGAcatcgaggaggaagaggaaacgaAAGAGGGCGGGGACAAGATGGAGGAGTAA